The Pseudomonas orientalis genome contains a region encoding:
- a CDS encoding putative 2-aminoethylphosphonate ABC transporter ATP-binding protein — MNTALTHPGAPMKVRGLQKRFGAFTALDNVSLDVAAGELVCLLGPSGCGKTTMLRCIAGLERQDSGEIYLGDRDVSRLPPQARDYGILFQSYALFPNLTVEANIGYGLTGSGRDEVRKRVGQMLELVGLLGSEKKYPGQLSGGQQQRVALARALAPAPSLLLLDEPMSALDAQVREHLCTELRQLQRRLGITTLMVTHNQDEAMLMADRIAVMNNGKVEQYATPQDIYDRPATPFVAEFVGQGNWLPFSRNSASHAQVGGLNMRLADDAGMATSGRLFCRPEAISVNPPVHEENLFAAKVREITFLGNRCRMSFELAQLPGHALLAELAPHDMPRLGSQDIWVALPPRSLQVFA, encoded by the coding sequence ATGAACACAGCCCTGACCCACCCCGGCGCACCGATGAAGGTGCGCGGTCTCCAGAAACGCTTCGGCGCCTTTACCGCGCTCGATAACGTGTCCCTGGATGTCGCCGCCGGCGAACTGGTGTGCCTGCTGGGCCCGTCCGGCTGCGGCAAGACCACCATGCTGCGCTGCATCGCCGGCCTTGAGCGCCAGGACAGCGGCGAAATTTACCTGGGTGACCGCGATGTTTCCCGGCTGCCGCCCCAGGCGCGGGACTACGGCATCCTGTTCCAGTCCTACGCGCTGTTTCCCAACCTGACCGTAGAAGCGAACATCGGCTACGGCCTTACCGGCAGCGGTCGCGATGAGGTGCGCAAGCGTGTCGGGCAGATGCTTGAACTGGTCGGCCTGCTCGGCAGCGAAAAGAAATACCCCGGCCAATTGTCCGGCGGGCAACAGCAGCGGGTAGCCCTGGCGCGTGCCCTGGCGCCGGCACCTTCGTTATTGCTGCTGGATGAACCGATGTCGGCCCTCGACGCCCAGGTTCGCGAGCATCTGTGCACCGAACTGCGCCAACTGCAACGACGCCTGGGCATCACAACGCTGATGGTTACCCACAATCAGGACGAAGCCATGCTGATGGCCGACCGTATCGCCGTGATGAACAACGGCAAGGTCGAGCAATACGCGACGCCCCAGGACATCTACGACCGCCCGGCCACGCCGTTCGTGGCGGAATTTGTCGGCCAGGGCAATTGGTTGCCGTTCAGCCGCAACAGCGCCAGCCACGCCCAGGTCGGAGGGCTGAACATGCGCCTGGCCGACGACGCCGGCATGGCCACCTCCGGTCGCCTGTTCTGCCGGCCGGAAGCCATCAGCGTGAATCCGCCGGTGCATGAAGAAAACCTGTTTGCGGCCAAGGTGCGCGAGATCACGTTTCTGGGCAACCGCTGCCGCATGAGCTTCGAACTGGCGCAGCTGCCGGGCCACGCGTTGCTGGCCGAACTTGCGCCACACGACATGCCGCGCCTGGGCAGCCAGGATATCTGGGTGGCGTTGCCGCCGCGCAGCCTGCAGGTGTTTGCCTGA
- a CDS encoding LysR family transcriptional regulator: MLSAELKAFYKVARLGSITQAAKKLGLSQPTVTTQIRNLESQYGVELFYRGGRRLTVSDEGARLLPMVKALLQQEADIEFFLRNNGQVQGALRIAATAPYYILDLVKAFRERLPQVEVSVEIGNSQQVLEALDDYRVDVAASSQLLEDARLVRRVLGTDPLVLAVHRNHPLARLDHVPLTALAGHTLLMREAGSTTRRLTEDMLQGAGVSYGPLLEIGSRESIREAVLRNIGISIIARQEVPHDPQLKVLTLENAPQIPEYLYCLKERKGARLPAAFLGLAQEMSPI, encoded by the coding sequence GTGCTGAGTGCTGAGCTGAAGGCGTTTTACAAGGTCGCCCGCCTGGGCAGCATCACCCAGGCGGCGAAAAAACTCGGCCTGAGCCAGCCCACGGTCACCACCCAGATTCGCAACCTGGAAAGCCAATACGGCGTTGAACTGTTCTACCGTGGCGGTCGCCGTCTGACGGTAAGCGATGAAGGCGCGCGGCTGTTGCCGATGGTCAAGGCGCTGTTGCAGCAGGAAGCGGATATCGAGTTTTTCCTGCGCAACAACGGTCAGGTCCAGGGCGCCTTGCGCATTGCTGCGACGGCGCCGTACTACATCCTCGATCTGGTCAAAGCCTTTCGCGAACGCCTGCCGCAAGTGGAAGTGTCGGTGGAGATCGGCAACTCCCAGCAGGTGCTCGAAGCGCTGGACGACTACCGCGTCGATGTCGCCGCCTCGTCGCAACTGCTGGAGGACGCGCGCCTGGTGCGTCGTGTGCTGGGCACTGATCCTCTGGTATTGGCGGTGCATCGCAACCATCCGTTGGCCAGGCTTGATCATGTGCCGTTGACTGCGCTGGCCGGGCATACGCTGCTGATGCGTGAAGCGGGGTCCACCACCCGCAGGCTGACGGAAGACATGCTTCAGGGCGCTGGCGTCAGCTACGGGCCGCTGCTGGAAATCGGCAGTCGTGAGTCGATCCGCGAGGCCGTGCTGCGCAATATCGGCATCAGCATCATTGCGCGGCAGGAAGTGCCCCATGATCCGCAGCTGAAGGTGCTGACCCTCGAGAATGCGCCGCAGATTCCGGAGTATCTGTACTGCCTCAAGGAGCGCAAAGGTGCGCGGCTGCCGGCGGCTTTCCTTGGCCTGGCTCAGGAAATGTCGCCAATTTAG